One Maribacter cobaltidurans genomic window carries:
- a CDS encoding vanadium-dependent haloperoxidase — MFLKIKRITRNKTYLILLIVFSFLGCKNANKADRPETKEPTGTENVAYKWGKMALKATANDTERFKPRPTITSRYLGLIFVSVFDAWSRYDEKATPVYLENVERRPADEQTLRNKEIAISYAALRAMNEYYFSDKEMFEDFMVEMGLDPNDESLDPNTPIGIGNLAAKAVIEARKGDGSNQYGEEEGSNGKAYYNYVGYEPINSADKSVDPNRWQPKYFSDGKGGTYAPECLTPYWDKVTPVSLTSGDQFRPGPPPMIGSKQLEEEVKEVIELQANLTDYQKALVEFMRDGPQSVQQAGHWLKFAQDVSERDNHTLDQDVKMYFYNQVVAMDAFIASWDSKMFYDYARPYALVHEYYDDQKIKAWGGEGKGMIEMNGGQWRPYSPETFLCPPFPSYVSGHSTISGGCAEALRLWTGNDEFGSTAELVAGAMTEPDYMGDTILLDFPTFTETAEMAGISRVLGGYHIQSDNIAGLKLGRDVAQEAWKFYKTHVGEE; from the coding sequence ATGGGGGAAAATGGCACTTAAGGCAACCGCGAACGACACCGAGCGTTTCAAACCTAGACCTACGATTACTTCAAGATATTTAGGGTTGATATTCGTGTCAGTCTTTGATGCGTGGTCAAGATACGATGAAAAGGCAACGCCCGTTTATCTTGAAAATGTTGAAAGAAGGCCTGCAGACGAACAAACATTAAGAAACAAGGAAATAGCCATTAGCTATGCCGCGTTAAGGGCAATGAACGAGTATTATTTTTCGGACAAGGAAATGTTCGAGGATTTTATGGTTGAAATGGGCTTAGATCCTAATGATGAAAGTCTAGACCCAAATACACCTATTGGAATTGGCAACCTTGCGGCAAAGGCTGTAATTGAAGCAAGGAAAGGAGATGGTTCCAATCAATATGGCGAAGAAGAGGGGTCTAATGGAAAAGCTTATTACAATTATGTAGGTTATGAACCCATCAATTCAGCAGACAAAAGTGTGGACCCAAATCGTTGGCAGCCAAAATATTTTTCAGATGGAAAAGGTGGAACTTATGCTCCAGAATGTCTTACTCCCTATTGGGACAAGGTAACTCCCGTTTCCTTGACATCAGGAGATCAATTTAGACCGGGACCACCACCTATGATTGGTTCAAAGCAATTAGAGGAAGAAGTTAAAGAGGTGATTGAGTTACAGGCAAATCTAACGGACTATCAAAAAGCTCTAGTGGAATTTATGCGCGATGGGCCTCAGTCAGTACAACAGGCAGGCCACTGGCTAAAATTTGCGCAGGATGTTTCAGAAAGGGACAACCATACCCTAGATCAAGACGTGAAAATGTATTTTTATAATCAAGTTGTTGCCATGGACGCCTTCATTGCTTCATGGGATTCCAAAATGTTCTATGATTATGCTAGACCATATGCATTGGTTCATGAATATTATGACGACCAGAAAATAAAAGCATGGGGAGGCGAAGGAAAGGGCATGATAGAGATGAATGGTGGACAATGGAGACCGTATTCCCCTGAAACATTTCTGTGCCCTCCATTCCCCAGTTATGTATCAGGTCATAGCACAATAAGTGGAGGATGTGCCGAAGCTTTGAGATTATGGACAGGAAACGATGAATTTGGTTCCACTGCCGAACTCGTTGCAGGTGCAATGACGGAACCGGATTATATGGGCGATACCATTTTACTGGATTTCCCTACTTTCACTGAAACAGCCGAAATGGCTGGAATTTCCAGAGTTTTGGGTGGATATCATATTCAATCGGATAACATTGCCGGATTAAAACTGGGAAGGGACGTAGCGCAGGAAGCCTGGAAATTCTATAAGACACATGTAGGAGAGGAATGA
- a CDS encoding DnaJ C-terminal domain-containing protein yields the protein MDFIDYYKVLGIDKSATEKEIKSAYRKLARKHHPDLNPNNTEAEEKFKKINEAHEVLSDPEKRKKYDQYGKDWQHAEEFEKTKSQRQSRPSGGGYNEYTYSSGQDGDFSDFFESMFGGGGRFERQQGRAKFRGQDFNAELRLNLSEVKETHKRTLTVNGKNIRITIPAGIEDGQTIKIKGYGGEGVNGGPHGDLYITFSILNDTSFKREGANLYKTIEIPLTTAVLGGEIVVETLTGKVKLNVKPGTQNGTTVKLKGKGFPVYKKDGFGDLYITYSPKIPTKITEKQKSLFMELEKTDLK from the coding sequence ATGGATTTTATAGATTATTATAAAGTTTTAGGAATTGACAAATCTGCGACCGAAAAGGAAATAAAGTCGGCCTATAGAAAACTGGCTAGAAAACATCATCCAGATTTAAACCCTAATAATACCGAAGCCGAAGAAAAATTTAAAAAAATCAATGAGGCCCACGAGGTTTTAAGTGATCCCGAGAAAAGAAAAAAATACGACCAATACGGAAAAGATTGGCAACATGCGGAGGAGTTTGAGAAAACTAAATCCCAAAGGCAAAGCAGACCATCAGGTGGAGGTTACAATGAATATACCTACTCAAGTGGGCAAGACGGGGATTTTTCAGATTTCTTTGAATCTATGTTTGGAGGCGGAGGTAGATTTGAAAGACAACAGGGCAGGGCAAAGTTCAGGGGGCAAGATTTTAATGCAGAACTTCGACTAAACCTTTCGGAAGTCAAGGAGACGCATAAGAGAACCCTAACGGTAAACGGAAAGAATATAAGAATAACCATACCCGCGGGTATAGAAGACGGACAAACGATCAAAATAAAAGGGTATGGCGGTGAAGGCGTTAACGGAGGACCCCATGGTGACCTATACATCACCTTTTCTATTTTAAACGATACTTCCTTTAAAAGGGAAGGTGCCAATCTTTATAAAACCATTGAAATTCCTTTGACCACGGCGGTATTGGGAGGAGAAATTGTAGTAGAAACCCTAACGGGAAAAGTAAAATTAAATGTAAAACCTGGCACACAAAATGGCACTACGGTTAAACTCAAGGGCAAAGGATTTCCTGTATATAAAAAAGATGGATTTGGAGATTTATATATCACCTATAGCCCTAAAATACCCACAAAAATTACGGAAAAGCAAAAAAGCCTTTTCATGGAACTGGAAAAAACCGATCTCAAATAA